One segment of Anopheles stephensi strain Indian chromosome 3, UCI_ANSTEP_V1.0, whole genome shotgun sequence DNA contains the following:
- the LOC118514027 gene encoding PRKCA-binding protein isoform X2, producing the protein MLQDCDYDYFYEEDKMGMTVSSGTVVIKKDTSNLIGISIGGGAPLCPCLYIVQVFDGTPAAREGTLQSGDELLGVNGVSVKGKTKVEVAKMIQSATEEVMVHYNKLHADPTQGETLDIVLKKMKHRLVERMSSSTADTLGLSRAILCNDSLVKRLQELERTETMYKGLVEHARRMLKAHFDVLQTYQAFGNMFASISVREPQPRASEAFRIFGELHRNMEKDGIKMIKSLKPILADMGTYLHKAIPDTKLTVKRYADAKFSYLSYCLKIKEMDDEEHGYAAIQEPLYRVETGNYEYRLILRCRQDARLKFAKLRSDVLEKIELLECKHARDLASQLRKFIEGLATLASETVERLESIPNLFPIEVDLKASAFQYKSAIKFQAEEYTDDEVPQAEEAIEQLESSKSGKSGETGELGIESNGTESGAQLLGGFEEIDLSKGTSTAASENDLLNELGLAGIDLSVGSKPISHNLMDDLLVPELYK; encoded by the exons ATGTTGCAAGACTGCGACTATGACTACTTCTACGAGGAGGACAAAAT GGGCATGACGGTTAGTTCTGGTACGGTTGTCATCAAGAAGGATACCAGCAACCTGATCGGCATCAGCATCGGTGGAGGCGCCCCATTGTGTCCCTGCTTGTACATTGTTCAG GTTTTCGATGGGACGCCGGCAGCCCGCGAAGGGACGCTTCAGAGTGGCGACGAGCTTCTCGGCGTCAATGGCGTCTCGGTTAAAGGCAAAACGAAGGTGGAAGTTGCCAAAATGATACAGTCGGCCACGGAGGAGGTGATGGTACACTACAACAAGCTGCATGCAGATCCAACCCAGGGAGAAACGCTCGATATTGTGctgaagaagatgaagcaTCGTTTGGTGGAACGGATGTCCAGTAGCACAGCGGACACGTTGGGCCTTTCCAGGGCAATCCTTTGCAATGACTCTCTCGTCAAACGTTTGCAGGAACTGGAACGAACGGAGACAATGTACAAGGGACTGGTCGAACACGCACGAAG GATGCTCAAAGCACACTTTGATGTGCTGCAGACGTACCAAGCGTTCGGGAACATGTTTGCCTCGATCAGTGTCCGCGAACCACAGCCGCGTGCATCGGAAGCGTTCCGCATCTTCGGTGAGCTGCACCGCAACATGGAGAAGGACGGCATCAAGATGATCAAGTCGCTTAAACCCATACTTGCCGACATGGGAACGTACCTTCATAAAGCCATCCCGGACACTAAGCTCACGGTAAAGCGCTATGCGGACGCAAAGTTCAGCTACCTATCCTACTGTCTCAAGATAAAGGAGATGGACGACGAAGAGCATGGGTATGCCGCGATCCAGGAACCACTGTACCGTGTAGAGACGGGCAACTACGAGTATCGTCTCATTCTACGCTGCCGGCAGGATGCTCGCTTAAAGTTCGCCAAGCTGCGCAGTGACGTGCTGGAGAAGATAGAGCTGCTGGAGTGTAAACATGCCCGGGATCTTGCCAGTCAGCTGCGCAAGTTCATCGAAGGACTAGCTACCCTTGCGTCGGAAACGGTCGAACGGTTGGAAAGCATTCCGAACCTATTCCCCATCGAGGTGGATCTGAAGGCGAGCGCGTTCCAGTACAAGTCGGCGATCAAGTTCCAAGCGGAAGAGTACACGGACGATGAGGTGCCACAGGCAGAGGAGGCGATCGAGCAGCTGGAATCGTCAAAATCAGGAAAATCCGGTGAGACTGGAGAGTTgggaatcgaatcgaatggaACCGAGAGCGGGGCGCAACTGTTGGGTGGGTTTGAGGAAATTGATCTGAGCAAGGGCACTTCGACGGCAGCATCGGAGAACGATCTACTGAACGAGCTGGGACTTGCGGGCATCGATCTGTCCGTCGGAAGCAAACCGATCAGTCACAATCTGATGGATGATCTGCTCGTGCCGGAGTTGTAcaagtaa
- the LOC118514027 gene encoding PRKCA-binding protein isoform X1, translating to MESSSQDNEPWCEETTSLLMFDQEEEITAARSNPIRPANTVVVEEDPTRDEQDDTALISIGSPGCGSRQRCNGERRKESKKQAVEKEDTKVEKESGGKRPDEIAFVSNDDLPDPVLYADGCVDDNKIIMLCQRQEMERLGMTVSSGTVVIKKDTSNLIGISIGGGAPLCPCLYIVQVFDGTPAAREGTLQSGDELLGVNGVSVKGKTKVEVAKMIQSATEEVMVHYNKLHADPTQGETLDIVLKKMKHRLVERMSSSTADTLGLSRAILCNDSLVKRLQELERTETMYKGLVEHARRMLKAHFDVLQTYQAFGNMFASISVREPQPRASEAFRIFGELHRNMEKDGIKMIKSLKPILADMGTYLHKAIPDTKLTVKRYADAKFSYLSYCLKIKEMDDEEHGYAAIQEPLYRVETGNYEYRLILRCRQDARLKFAKLRSDVLEKIELLECKHARDLASQLRKFIEGLATLASETVERLESIPNLFPIEVDLKASAFQYKSAIKFQAEEYTDDEVPQAEEAIEQLESSKSGKSGETGELGIESNGTESGAQLLGGFEEIDLSKGTSTAASENDLLNELGLAGIDLSVGSKPISHNLMDDLLVPELYK from the exons ATGGAGTCCAGCAGCCAGGATAATGAGCCATGGTGTGAAGAAACGACATCACTTTTAATGTTTGACCAGGAAGAGGAAAT TACCGCCGCCCGTAGCAATCCAATCCGTCCAGCGAACACGGTCGTAGTCGAGGAGGACCCAACTCGCGATGAGCAAGACGATACGGCGCTTATTTCCATCGGTTCGCCCGGGTGTGGATCGAGGCAACGGTGCAATGGCGAACGGCGCAAGGAATCGAAAAAGCAGGCTGTTGAAAAAGAGGACACAAAGGTGGAGAAGGAATCCGGTGGGAAGCGACCGGATGAGATCGCATTTGTGTCGAACGATGATCTGCCGGATCCGGTGCTGTACGCGGACGGTTGCGTTGACGATAACAAGATCATAATGCTCTGCCAGCGCCAGGAGATGGAGCGcct GGGCATGACGGTTAGTTCTGGTACGGTTGTCATCAAGAAGGATACCAGCAACCTGATCGGCATCAGCATCGGTGGAGGCGCCCCATTGTGTCCCTGCTTGTACATTGTTCAG GTTTTCGATGGGACGCCGGCAGCCCGCGAAGGGACGCTTCAGAGTGGCGACGAGCTTCTCGGCGTCAATGGCGTCTCGGTTAAAGGCAAAACGAAGGTGGAAGTTGCCAAAATGATACAGTCGGCCACGGAGGAGGTGATGGTACACTACAACAAGCTGCATGCAGATCCAACCCAGGGAGAAACGCTCGATATTGTGctgaagaagatgaagcaTCGTTTGGTGGAACGGATGTCCAGTAGCACAGCGGACACGTTGGGCCTTTCCAGGGCAATCCTTTGCAATGACTCTCTCGTCAAACGTTTGCAGGAACTGGAACGAACGGAGACAATGTACAAGGGACTGGTCGAACACGCACGAAG GATGCTCAAAGCACACTTTGATGTGCTGCAGACGTACCAAGCGTTCGGGAACATGTTTGCCTCGATCAGTGTCCGCGAACCACAGCCGCGTGCATCGGAAGCGTTCCGCATCTTCGGTGAGCTGCACCGCAACATGGAGAAGGACGGCATCAAGATGATCAAGTCGCTTAAACCCATACTTGCCGACATGGGAACGTACCTTCATAAAGCCATCCCGGACACTAAGCTCACGGTAAAGCGCTATGCGGACGCAAAGTTCAGCTACCTATCCTACTGTCTCAAGATAAAGGAGATGGACGACGAAGAGCATGGGTATGCCGCGATCCAGGAACCACTGTACCGTGTAGAGACGGGCAACTACGAGTATCGTCTCATTCTACGCTGCCGGCAGGATGCTCGCTTAAAGTTCGCCAAGCTGCGCAGTGACGTGCTGGAGAAGATAGAGCTGCTGGAGTGTAAACATGCCCGGGATCTTGCCAGTCAGCTGCGCAAGTTCATCGAAGGACTAGCTACCCTTGCGTCGGAAACGGTCGAACGGTTGGAAAGCATTCCGAACCTATTCCCCATCGAGGTGGATCTGAAGGCGAGCGCGTTCCAGTACAAGTCGGCGATCAAGTTCCAAGCGGAAGAGTACACGGACGATGAGGTGCCACAGGCAGAGGAGGCGATCGAGCAGCTGGAATCGTCAAAATCAGGAAAATCCGGTGAGACTGGAGAGTTgggaatcgaatcgaatggaACCGAGAGCGGGGCGCAACTGTTGGGTGGGTTTGAGGAAATTGATCTGAGCAAGGGCACTTCGACGGCAGCATCGGAGAACGATCTACTGAACGAGCTGGGACTTGCGGGCATCGATCTGTCCGTCGGAAGCAAACCGATCAGTCACAATCTGATGGATGATCTGCTCGTGCCGGAGTTGTAcaagtaa
- the LOC118514030 gene encoding WASH complex subunit 2 → MALTPDEFRKRAPNWSLESDGQLLQYMVSIAKNVESLAAQTRDNLNDLMLTVKQSELKLANATNQFSAVEQVKFVENRVEEDDESFYGLRRRRQQVDEPRTDTAQKQGDERTLDDLIQLAVERSAEGMYRTYEKYPLPLSDSSDDEYPPSVRGTVMHLPPSVLRSLPHVIGSKEWQNSWHVGLDPYENEYDSDRKEEYSESPSETDDGGMFPSQPNSKQHTPSESESSIWGVEGRKRAPSLDPSITGDDGSSVYSFASSSKMPRSLLPAVAGRGIPADVSARLKPPSLFPEEPPEEKAVRSKGDRGLFDDSPEEDEPPTMPTPTPQPRQTAPANDTKHQTFFKGNAQQPARKIVNLFDDEPPEEPLPDATAVPEQRKTINLFIESDEDEDVVRENNVRNNNPDRTTVKNRAGPAGVTNPGQMTKLVDELNNNFRKQQPDQAAPDGSRTVPAARPPVVSNNLRPAPKTNLFDDEPPVDEFDQLFQAAYPSERPAQPVRSALPSREKVAVNLFAEDDEDDYDGIVVGSNETKTHKSPLQGAAQNSPGRLTLPKPADRLPAVKKKSIFDDSESDEHDVNEAALLGSSAKAVPSADPTIPKAAPKVKKSIFSDSSEADDDDDEALFGKSSNILKSKLEALKRSGPASKTDGSNAPGSGKSLFDADSDDDVLKPPVASLLLQKAKTSAAKVSLFDDEPPSDDDDTLFGKNATQTRVEDTEKRTEATAEQQSTSNGQLVPSKQSPEPEKSQPVVKEAPTAAATGSIRSMILKKSIFNSDSESDEDDAMFGTTQRVAENEAISTNKPAVTIEDESKKSQAKDKLDIPTQIDVANAEDVEETATTNDNSTQNASESVSHIEKESNSHVSIVADPLVDTATASKDSLFESLAESGGEGASEPPPCDDTEPSSGPTLETAIANSNVVQEEIASNEAIIEGDIEPAKPELEAMPLPDEPAPDRMIANDIDYYLHTNETTPPVEPPITPPAAAKSEPKSALTFSPIGLFDDVPPPDDGDETDDATACNDLHRNLHSVEPSEPTLPPIEDETSPYSAETQSLNFIPTGLPSGNNRSRYLFDDEPPPDEPDNGSAGSSLVVKGLFDSPAPASLPPMVEDSRVDRAVKPTRSKVNKLNSKIAINVAALLPGARRTPAVNISSSPEKLPSVTGSVKEADKKSPQSEDVVGSKKLTGLNKGRARIPTMRKPPSRHSLRAAAMASSSLETANSSKSLEDEDDRIVVGSEGKIEHSEAGLPQVGFDPPQKRPADPFVDRLSASVRNPSKRLVLPDGTEGAKPLPIVSDRKGTAKPATKSLFDDSDSNGEDNDDLFKQLPSAKGVGAVKKSVAPVREATKHVPARSIFGSNDEADEGEDDDLFGTAKKSSIVGQLTGAKTEKRGLFDDDDGDSDGDDDLFGSKSRIVAKAQSQQQQVKQTGRPSLPPTVTRPTTTTTGTGGDDPLADLLADS, encoded by the exons ATG GCACTCACGCCGGATGAATTTCGCAAGCGTGCACCGAACTGGTCACTTGAGTCGGACGGCCAACTGTTGCAGTACATGGTGTCGATCGCGAAG AACGTCGAAAGTTTAGCGGCACAAACGAGGGACAATTTGAACGATTTGATGCTGACAGTGAAACAGTCGGAATTGAAGCTGGCGAACGCAACGAATCAGTTCTCCGCCGTCGAGCAAGTGAAGTTTGTCGAAAACCGGGTCGAGGAAGACGATGAAAGTTTCTACGGGTTGCGACGCCGCCGGCAACAGGTAGATGAACCGCGAACGGACACAGCACAGAAACAGGGCGACGAACGCACACTCGACGATCTGATTCAGCTGGCGGTGGAACGATCTGCTGAAGGAATGTACCGAACGTACGAAAAGTATCCGCTACCACTTTCGGACTCGAGCGACGACGAATATCCACCGTCTGTTAGGGGAACGGTAATGCACCTCCCACCTTCCGTCCTTCGGTCTTTGCCGCACGTAATAGGGTCGAAGGAGTGGCAAAACAGTTGGCACGTGGGACTGGACCCGTACGAGAACGAATACGATTCCGACCGGAAGGAGGAGTACTCCGAGTCGCCGAGCGAAACGGACGACGGTGGAATGTTTCCATCGCAACcgaacagcaaacagcacacgCCGTCGGAATCGGAAAGCTCCATCTGGGGCGTGGAAGGTCGAAAGCGGGCCCCTTCGCTCGATCCCAGCATCACCGGGGACGATGGATCATCCGTCTATTCGTTTGCTAGTTCGTCAAAGATGCCGCGATCGCTGCTTCCGGCTGTGGCAGGGCGTGGAATACCGGCGGACGTTAGTGCACGGCTGAAACCGCCCAGTCTGTTTCCCGAAGAGCCGCCCGAAGAGAAAGCTGTTCGGAGCAAGGGCGACCGTGGGTTGTTTGATGACTCGCCGGAGGAGGACGAACCACCTACGATGCCTACGCCAACACCACAGCCACGTCAAACAGCACCAGCCAATGACACGAAGCACCAGACGTTCTTCAAAGGAAACGCGCAACAACCGGCACGAAAGATCGTCAATCTGTTCGACGATGAACCGCCGGAGGAACCGCTGCCAGACGCGACGGCAGTACCAGAGCAGAGAAAAACGATCAATCTGTTCATCGAAAGTGACGAAGATGAGGACGTGGTGAGGGAAAACAATGTGCGCAACAATAATCCCGACCGGACGACTGTGAAAAATCGTGCCGGACCTGCCGGTGTAACGAATCCGGGGCAAATGACGAAGCTGGTCGATGAACTGAATAACAATTTTCGAAAGCAGCAGCCAGACCAGGCCGCACCAGATGGTTCTCGAACCGTTCCAGCAGCTCGTCCGCCGGTGGTTAGCAATAATTTACGTCCAGCACCGAAGACGAATCTGTTCGACGATGAACCACCGGTTGATGAGTTCGACCAGCTGTTTCAGGCGGCATATCCTTCCGAAAGACCTGCCCAGCCTGTTCGCTCGGCACTACCGAGTAGGGAGAAGGTGGCCGTCAATCTATTTGCCGAAGACGATGAGGACGATTACGATGGGATTGTTGTGGGGAGCaatgaaacgaaaacacacaaatctcCACTACAAGGAGCAGCGCAGAACAGTCCCGGTCGGCTGACGCTCCCCAAGCCAGCCGATCGGTTGCCCGCGGTTAAGAAGAAATCCATCTTTGATGATTCGGAATCGGACGAGCATGATGTGAACGAGGCGGCTTTGTTGGGAAGTTCCGCCAAAGCGGTCCCTTCCGCCGACCCAACGATACCAAAAGCTGCACCAAAAGTGAAAAAGTCAATTTTCAGTGATAGTTCCGAGGcggatgacgacgatgatgaggcACTGTTTGGCAAATCGTCCAATATTTTGAAGAGTAAGTTAGAGGCGTTGAAAAGAAGCGGTCCAGCGAGTAAGACGGACGGGAGTAACGCACCCGGTAGCGGTAAATCACTTTTCGATGCAGATTCCGACGATGATGTGTTAAAGCCGCCGGTCGCATCGTTGTTGTTGCAGAAGGCTAAGACCTCCGCTGCAAAGGTGTCTCTATTTGACGATGAACCACCGTCAGACGATGATGATACATTGTTTGGGAAAAATGCAACTCAAACACGTGTAGAAGACACAGAGAAGCGAACAGAAGCGACGGCCGAACAGCAGTCAACTTCCAACGGTCAGCTTGTTCCAAGCAAGCAatcaccggaaccggaaaagTCTCAACCTGTCGTTAAAGAAGCCcccacagcagcagctacaggaAGCATCCGCAGCATGATACTGAAGAAATCCATCTTCAATTCGGATTCGGAAAGCGACGAGGACGATGCGATGTTTGGTACCACACAAAGAGTGGCCGAAAATGAAGCTAtttcaacaaacaaacctGCTGTAACGATCGAAGATGAGAGTAAAAAGTCTCAAGCAAAGGACAAATTGGATATACCAACACAGATTGATGTGGCAAATGCCGAAGACGTGGAAGAAACAGCGACGACGAATGATAACAGCACTCAGAACGCTTCAGAATCTGTTAGCCACatcgaaaaagaaagcaacagcCACGTCTCGATCGTTGCTGATCCTCTGGTAGATACTGCCACTGCTTCTAAAGATTCGCTGTTCGAAAGCCTGGCCGAGTCTGGCGGCGAAGGCGCGAGCGAACCTCCACCATGTGATGACACTGAACCCTCTTCTGGACCAACTTTAGAGACAGCAATAGCAAACAGTAATGTAGTCCAAGAGGAAATCGCCTCTAACGAAGCAATTATCGAAGGTGATATTGAACCTGCAAAGCCAGAATTGGAAGCAATGCCACTACCGGACGAACCTGCCCCGGATAGGATGATAGCAAACGATATAGACTATTATCTCCACACGAACGAGACAACCCCTCCAGTGGAACCGCCCATAACGCCCCCTGCAGCAGCCAAGTCTGAACCAAAAAGTGCCTTAACGTTCAGCCCAATCGGTCTCTTCGATGACGTTCCACCGCCGGACGATGGTGACGAGACGGACGATGCAACGGCGTGCAACGATCTGCACCGAAACCTGCATTCGGTCGAACCGAGTGAACCAACCTTACCCCCAATCGAGGACGAAACCTCTCCCTACTCGGCCGAAACACAATCGCTTAACTTCATACCGACCGGACTTCCATCGGGCAACAATCGATCGCGCTATCTGTTCGACGATGAACCACCGCCGGATGAGCCGGATAACGGCAGCGCTGGCTCCAGTTTGGTTGTTAAGGGATTGTTTGATAGTCCGGCTCCTGCATCGCTACCGCCGATGGTTGAAGATAGTCGGGTGGATCGGGCCGTCAAACCCACCCGCTCGAAGGTTAACAAGTTGAATAGCAAAATTGCCATCAACGTTGCAGCACTGTTGCCCGGGGCGAGAAGAACACCTGCCGTGAATATTTCCTCTTCGCCGGAGAAGCTTCCTAGCGTAACGGGCAGCGTGAAGGAGGCTGATAAAAAATCGCCCCAATCGGAGGATGTTGTTGGTAGTAAAAAATTGACAGGCCTAAACAAGGGACGAGCAAGAATTCCTACCATGCGGAAACCTCCTTCAAGGCACAGCCTGCGTGCCGCGGCAATGGCGAGCTCCTCGTTGGAAACCGCCAACAGCTCCAAGTCGCTggaagatgaagatgatcGCATCGTGGTTGGATCGGAAGGCAAGATCGAGCACAGTGAGGCTGGGCTACCGCAGGTGGGCTTCGATCCTCCGCAGAAACGTCCCGCGGATCCGTTTGTCGATCGACTGAGCGCTAGTGTGCGTAATCCGTCGAAGCGATTAGTGCTACCGGACGGTACCGAAGGTGCTAAACCGTTGCCAATCGTTTCGGACCGTAAGGGAACGGCGAAACCCGCGACCAAATCGCTTTTCGACGATAGCGATAGTAACGGGGAGGATAATGATGACCTTTTCAAACAGCTCCCATCCGCCAAGGGAGTTGGGGCGGTGAAGAAGAGTGTGGCGCCGGTACGGGAGGCAACGAAGCATGTTCCAGCTCGAAGTATTTTCGGTTCGAACGATGAGGCTGACGAGGGTGAAGACGATGATCTATTCGGAACGGCAAAGAAATCGTCCATCGTTGGTCAGCTTACGGGTGCAAAAACGGAGAAGCGAGGCTTGtttgacgatgacgacggtgacagtgatggcgatgatgatctgTTTGGTAGTAAAAGCA GAATTGTCGCAAAAGCTCaaagccaacagcagcaagtgaAACAGACCGGCAGGCCATCACTTCCGCCCACAGTAACCCGGCCGACAACGACCACCACCGGAACGGGTGGTGACGATCCTTTGGCCGATCTGTTAGCCGATTCGTGA
- the LOC118514032 gene encoding tubulin gamma-1 chain-like, translating into MPRGIITLQLGQCGNQIGFEFWKRLCLEHGISPSGTLREFASDGIDRKDVFFYQADDDHYIPRAVLLDLEPRVIHSIMSSPYAKLYNPENVYLSKDGGGAGNNWASGFSQGEKLHEEVFDIIDREADGSDSLEGFVLCHSIAGGTGSGMGSYIMERLSDHFPKKLIQTYSVFPNQDEISDVVVQPYNSLLTLRRLTSCADCVVVLDNTALNRIATDWLHLENPSFAQINTLVSTIMSVSTTTLRYPSYMNNNLIELIAPLIPTSQLHFLMTGYTPLTTESDTQSVQKTTVLDVMRRLLQPKNMMVSTGPDKTNHHRYISILNIIQGEVNPSQVHQSIQRIRERKLAQFIPWGPASIQVALSRSSPYVQSSHRVTGLMLANHTSICSLFERALGQYDKLRKRGAFLDQFKKEDKFKDDLSEMDEARDVVDALVQEYEVATKENYLSWHASRAMGGTNP; encoded by the exons ATGCCAAGAGGTATCATTACGCTCCAGCTGGGCCAGTGCGGCAACCAGA TTGGTTTCGAATTCTGGAAGCGACTTTGTCTCGAACATGGAATATCTCCGTCGGGAACGTTGCGCGAGTTTGCAAGCGACGGTATCGATAGGAAGGATGTGTTTTTCTACCAAGCGGATGATGATCACTACATTCCCCGGGCGGTTCTGCTGGATCTGGAACCGCGCGTGATTCATTCGATCATGTCTTCACCGTATGCGAAG CTGTACAACCCGGAAAACGTATACCTGTCCAAGGATGGTGGCGGTGCCGGTAACAACTGGGCTTCCGGGTTTAGTCAGGGCGAGAAACTGCACGAGGAAGTGTTCGACATTATCGACCGGGAAGCGGACGGCAGCGACAGTTTGGAGGGATTCGTGCTCTGTCACTCGATTGCCGGCGGTACCGGATCCGGGATGGGTTCGTACATCATGGAACGGCTGTCCGACCACTTCCCCAAGAAGCTCATTCAGACGTACAGTGTGTTTCCGAATCAGGACGAAATTAGCGATGTGGTGGTGCAACCGTACAACAGTCTTCTGACGCTACGACGGCTGACTAGCTGCGCCGAttgtgtggtggtgctggacAATACCGCCCTGAACCGTATCGCGACCGATTGGCTGCATCTGGAGAATCCTAGCTTCGCCCAAATCAACACACTCGTGTCGACCATCATGTCCGTCAGCACGACCACCCTGCGCTATCCCTCGTACATGAACAACAACCTGATCGAGCTGATCGCGCCCCTAATTCCTACCTCCCAGCTGCACTTCCTCATGACCGGCTACACACCGCTCACGACCGAATCGGACACACAGTCGGTCCAGAAAACGACCGTGCTGGATGTCATGCGGCGGCTGCTGCAACCGAAAAACATGATGGTCTCTACCGGGCCAGATAAAACCAACCACCATCGGTACATTTCGATTCTGAACATCATCCAGGGGGAGGTCAACCCGTCCCAGGTGCACCAATCGATTCAGCGAATTCGAGAGCGCAAGCTGGCCCAGTTTATTCCCTGGGGTCCGGCCAGCATTCAGGTGGCACTGTCGCGCAGCAGTCCGTACGTACAGAGCAGTCACCGGGTGACTGGGCTGATGTTGGCCAACCATACCAGCATCTGCTCGCTGTTCGAGCGGGCCCTCGGGCAGTACGATAAGCTGCGCAAGCGAGGTGCATTCCTGGATCAGTTTAAGAAGGAGGACAAATTTAAGGACGATCTGAGCGAAATGGACGAAGCGCGCGATGTGGTGGATGCGCTCGTGCAGGAGTACGAGGTGGCCACCAAGGAGAACTATCTCAGCTGGCATGCGAGCCGCGCAATGGGAGGAACGAATCCGTAG